TGTTTGCCCGAAGGAATCGGGTAGATCCCCCAACTTTTAGAACTCCCGGAGGAGCTGCCTTTAGCCCAGGAACAGGCAGAGAACTAGCAGAGCAAGGCCCTACGGCGCCACTTACAGTTTGGGATGCAGGAGGAGGGGGGGCACCTGTTGTCAGTGCTTCAACCGGCCCATGGACAAGCGGTGATATTGTCCAACCTTTTAATGTATCGAACTGGAGTTTCAGACAAAACTCGCAAGAGATGGTGGGGGGCTTTATTTCCAGTTCGATGGGCAGAGGAGTGAGAGCAGATCCAGCCTTTACAAGCCTTGCCCATAACTTTGGTTTTCAGATGAGGGTTCATGTTCGGTATGACTCTGAAAGTACTGGCTACATTACCGGTGTGGACTACAACCGTAGCCACGATGCCGTTTGTGATGGCATTGTGACCAGGGCTGTGGGTCATCTGCAAATGCCTGTTTTTGTACTAGCCGCAGATGCGGGGCAGCATTTTCCACAGAGCTGGGATTTTGTCGTAAGGGTGGATGGGACTTCGCACTGATTGCTCGATGAGTGTATTTTTTTAGTGCGTAATATTTACGAATGAGAGATGGGCTCTAATTATGAAAAAAACATTCTTCCTCTTTTTCTTTTTTTTGATTTTTGGATTATCCACTTTCGCCCAGGCGGAGTGTCATCTGGGTTCCAGTCCTGCAGAGGCGGATTGTCGGGTGCTTAACAATCAGGATGGCCCGCTCAATTCTGCGGGGCGGTATCCGGCGCATTCTCTGCGAGAGAGGATTCGAAGTGCCTGTGTGATTGCAGGGACCGATTCTTTGAGCTTTGACTCTATTGTGGCGGGAAGGGGAATGAGAACTATTCATCTGAGTGCCGGCCCTCTGGATATTCCTGCCGATTGCCAGGGAACAGTGGAAATTGTGGGCCCTACTGATACCGATCCTATAGTGATTGATGGCAGTGACTTGCCTGTGGGGACAAATATCCACGAAGGTTGCGCAATTGTCTCTCACGGAAATTTACATTTGTTTAATGTTGTCATCCAGAATGCGCGCAATGGGGTTTGTCTCGAGTCGAGCGGCAACATCGTGCGCAACAATACCCTGGTTGAAAATCGGGGTGCGGGGATTCTGATCAGTGGGCAAAACAACCAAATTCAGGGCAATTTTATTGGCGTGCGTTCGGGTGCTTTGAGCACCGATGCGGGCAATAAAGGCCCGGGGGTTTTGCTGGATACGGGGGCACGAAACAACACGGTTGGCGGCTTAAACCCGGCAGATGCCAATGTCATCAAGTTTAATGGTCGCGATATTTCTTTTAATGAAGGAGCGGGAGGCATTAACCTGATTGGTCGCGAGATTTATCAAAATTATTTTTTTGGCAATCAGATCGAACTCAACCAGGGCTATGGCATCAACATCCTGGGAGATGTGGAATCGGATTTTAACACGGATAATTTCCCACCCAATGGAACTTCCCACGATTATTATCCTCAGCATGGCATCCCTGTGTTTGCCCTGCATGCGAGTCCCGATAGCACCGACAGCCCCACTGCCTGGACGCTGAGTTCCAGTAGCGTGCGCCCCAATGCCCTCCTTCAATTTTTTAGAGCCACTCCGTCTCCGGGCATCCCCTACGGACAAGGGGCTTTGCTTGTGTGGGGGGCAGTTGCGGATACCAGTGGAAGTTTTTCTACCACACTTCGCAGTCATGATGCCATTACGGTGGCGACAGGAGATTGGATTACCGCCACTCAAACCACCACAGCGGATGGCACCTCGGAGTTTGTCCACAATCTGCGCCTGTCTAATCACGACACCAGCAATGTGCTTCCCGGCCTCACTCCCATTGATTTTGGAACCATTACCATAAACCCTGGAATGTTTCCGCGTTGTGGAGACGGTGTTTGCAATGGAACGGAAACAGCCCTTTCTTGCCCGATGGATTGTCCTCTGATTCTTCCTCCTTTGCCTTATTGCGGAGATGGTGTTTGCAATGGAAGCGAAACCCCAAGGACTTGTCCGGCCGATTGTGGGCCACCAACGCCTGTTTGCGGCGATGGAATTTGCGAGGGATCGGAAACCCCTCTCACTTGTCCTGCGGATTGCACTCCACGAGTAGTGACGCTCGATCCCCCCACGGCCTTGAGTGCCTCTCAGGTGAGTCATGAGTTGCGCGTGAATCTTTCTTTCAAAGACAATTCCACCAATGAAGAGGGTTTTGTGGTGGAGCGGGCCGAACAGCCTGCTGGCGGCACTTGCCTCGATTTGGGCGATGCTGCTTATGCCCAACGCCTTGTTCCCGACTCTGCCGAAGAACGTGTCTTGAGTGGGGTATACCTTACTCAAAGCGATGTGGAGGCTTTGGCGTACAATCATACCTATTGCTATCGCGTGAGGGCTTATTTGGGAGTAACGCTCAGTGTTCCCAGCAATGTTGTGGCGGTGACCCTGACGGCTGATGTAGTGGTGAGTTGTGGGGATGGAATTTGTAATGGAACGGAAACCCCCGATACCTGTCCTGCAGATTGTGGCCCCCCGGCTCCTCGTTGTGGTGACGGAATCTGCAATGGAAGCGAAACCCCCAGAACTTGTCCGTCCGATTGTGGCCTGCCAACCCCTGTTTGCGGGGATGGAATTTGTGAGGGATCAGAAACCGTTGCGACTTGTCCCGCAGATTGTGGCCCAGTATCGCCTACACTCCATGCCCCAGCCAATCTGAGTGCGTCTCAAGTAGGGAGTGAATTACGTGTGAGCCTTTCTTTTAAAGACGATTCTAACAACGAAGAGGGATTTGTGGTGGAGAGGGCCGAAGAGCCTGCCGCTAGTACTTGTTCTGCCCTGGGGGATAGCGCTTATATCGAAACCCCTTTCCCTAGTTCTCCCGAACAACGCACGCTTGCAGGGGTTTATCTGACCGTGATGGATACAGAGAGTTTGGTGTATGGTCATCCCTATTGTTATCGTGTGAGGGCTTATTTGGGAACCCTCCTCAGTGTCTCTACCAATGTTGTAGAAGTAACTTTAACGGCTGCTACGACGGTGAGCTGTGGCGATGGAGTCTGCAATGGCAGTGAAACCGCAACAACCTGTCCTGTGGATTGTGCGCCACCTGCTCCTCGTTGCGGAGATGGAATTTGTAATGGGACAGAGACTTCTGCTTCCTGTGCGATCGATTGTCCTGTGATTCCCATTTGCGGTGATAGAATTTGTAATGGCGGTGAAACGACGCTTACTTGCCCTGCAGATTGTCCCCCACCTGCTCCTCGTTGCGGGGACGGAATTTGCAATGGGACGGAAACCCATGACACTTGTGCGGCCGATTGCCTCTCACCCCCTGCATCCCCTCCGTCTTCTTCTGTTTCCGGTGGATCTTGTGGAGATGGGGTGTGTGCGGCCACAGAAACCCCTGCCACTTGTCCCGCAGATTGCCCTGAAATCAGCCCCCCTCCTGTTGTTCCAGGTGGCAACACCAGTGATGTAAATCCCAGTCCTCCTTCTACGCAGGAAGGTACTCCTCAAGGGGGAGGTTGCGCTTTAAACGCCGGTACTTCCGGAAGGCTAGATCTATCCTGTTGGTTGATGCTGCTGGGGTTATTCTGCTGGGGAGTTCTCAGAGGAAAATTGAATGGCTCTGCTCAAACCTTGTGAGGTCGGCTTCGTGCTGTAGGCTTAGACCAATGTCGTCCAGGCCTCGCAGCAGGTGGGTTTTTACAGCAGGGTCGATCTGGAAAGAAAAAATTTTTTCGGCTGCTTTTGAATGAAGTTTAATCTTCTGATTTTCCAGATCCACACTGGCTTCCAGGCCCTCTTCGCCTTCCACCGCCTTCACGATTTCTGCCACTTCCTTTTCACTCAAAGGAATGCAGAGCAGGCCATTTTTGCTGCTGTTATTATAGAAGATGTCGGCAAAGGCCGGAATATCGCCTTGTCTGGGGGCAATCACCACCTTGAATCCATATTGCACAACGGCCCACACCGCATGTTCACGCGAAGAGCCACAACCAAAATTGTTTCCTGCCACCAAAATTGTAGAATTCCTAAAACGGGGTCTATTCAATTCAAAAGTGGGATTGTCTCTGCCATCCGGAAGATAACGCCAGTCGAAAAATAAACTTTCTCCATAGCCTGTACGCTTGATGGATTTTAGAAACTGTTTGGCAATAATTTGATCGGTATCAATGTTGGCGCGGTTGATGACGGCGATTTTTCCGGTGTGTGTGGTGAAAGATTGCATGGGTTGTAAACTGGTAAACTGGTAAACTGGTAGACTGGTAAAAAATTAACAGTGGACCATTAGCTTACTTTTTTTCTCTGAGTTTTTTTATCAAACCTGTAATTATTTTTGCTGTTTTTTGACATTGGCTAATTAGTTCATTTAATTTATTTTCATCGATATATTTCAAATCGTAACTGATGAATAAATGGCTTTGTGTCTCTGCGGAAGAGGCTCGCGCTATATCCAGAAATCGAATAAATTCCAAATTAGATTGCCTGCCAAATCCTTCCGCAATATTTGCCATAATCGACAAAGAAGATCGTCTAATTTGATCTTGTAGTCCAAAATCTCTGGAAAAATTTATGCCATAAATCCGATTAGTAAGGATTCGAGCTTCTTTCCAACAATCCAATTCCCAAAAATTTTTAACCCACATATTTTTTTATATTGTAGATTCATAGATTCGTAAACTTGTAAACTGGTTTTTGGATTGGGCTGTTAACAGCCAATACCAGTTTACGAGTTTACCAGTCTACCAGTCTACCAGTTTACACTTCCCTAATATCCACAAACCGCCCCGCAACAGCAGCAGCCGCGGCCATTTGCGGGCTAACCAAATGAGTGCGCCCCCCTTTTCCTTGTCTGCCTTCAAAATTTCGATTGCTCGTGGCCGCGGCGCGTTGGCCGGGTTTGAGTTGATCGGGATTCATGGCCAAGCACATACTGCAGCCTGATTCTCTCCACTCCGCGCCCGCTGCAGAAAATATTTTGTCCAGACCTTCGGCTTCGGCTTGTTTCTTGACCTTCTGTGAGCCAGGGACAATGAGGGCTTGCACATGGGAAGAAACTTTTTTACCGCGCAGCACTTGGGCTGCCGCGCGTAAATCCTCAATACGACCGTTGGTGCAGCTGCCGATGAAGACGACATCCACATTCACATCCGTCAACCTTTGACCGGCTCGAAGTCCCATATACTCCAATGCGAGCTCTGCATCTTTTTGAGAAAGTCCTGGGACTTTGTCGGTTGCGGGGATAGGCTGACTGATATCGATCACCATGCCTGGAGAAGTTCCCCAGGTCACTTGAGGGGCAATCGTGCTGGCATCAATCGTAAGGGTTTTATCGAAAACAGCTTCTTCATCCGATTTTAACGTCTTCCAATATTCAATCGCTTCATCCAAGGCCTTTCCTTGGGGAGCGTATTTGCGATTTTCTGAAGAGATGTAGTCTATCGTCATTTCATCGGGTGCTATCAAACCCGCGCGGGCCCCCGCTTCAATGGACATATTGCAAATCGTCATGCGGGCTTCCATCGAGAGATTACGAAGGGTGTTGCCACAATATTCCAAAACAAAACCGGTTCCACCGGCAGTTCCGATGAGGCCAATCAATTTTAAAATCATGTCTTTGGCCGTCACGCCTTTTCCCAATTTACCCTTGAATTCCACCTTGTAATTTTTAGGGCGACGTTGACGCAAGGTCTGAGTGGCCAGCACGTGTTCCACTTCGGAGGTTCCAATTCCAAAGGCCAGGGCCCCGAAAGCCCCGTGGGTGGCGGTATGGCTGTCTCCGCAAACAATGGTGGTTCCGGGTAAGGTGATGCCCAATTCCGGACCAATGATGTGCACCACCCCCTGATTGTCACTCTTCAAATCAAAAAGAGTGATGCCAAATTCTTTGCAATTTTGGGTGAGGGCATCAATTTGGGCCTTGGCAATTTCGTCTTTAATGTGGAATCGATCTACGGTGGGGACGTTGTGATCCAGGGTGGCAAAGGTCAGCTCGGGTCGACGGACTTTTCGCCCACTGAGACGAAGCCCCTCAAAGGCTTGCGGGCTGGTCACTTCGTGCACGAGGTGGCGATCGATGTAGAGGAGGGTGTCTCCTTCGGGTAAGGTCTTTACAACGTGTTTTTCCCAGATTTTATCGAAGAGCGTTTGGGGCATAAATTCAAACTCCAGTTCATTTCCCAGGTTCATTTCATAGACCGTTTCGGAATATAAGGCGCTTCAGGATTAACAATTAATTTTTGATGATGAGGATCAACCAACACATCTAATCCTTCCATGGGAATAGCGCCCAAAAGGATCTCATTATTGCCTGGTAGAACAAAAGCATCTGCAATAGTTCTTCGATTTTCAAATTTGATTTCTACCGGACCTACAATATCAAGTTCTTTCTGAGATCCATCCGCGAAAGTTGCAATTTGCTTATCTACCAGATCAAACTTTAACTGCCCTTGAATTTCTTCATTGATAGCCAGCATTAAGGCTCCACTATCCACTAAAGCTTTTATTTTCATACTTCTGGGTTGCGAATAAGGCACCAAGCCTTTTTTGATCAACACCTTATCGTCGTGTCTTACTAATTCTATCTCCGCATAAACTAAGCCCATAAAATTGTCCTCCTTCGTTATTTGAGAGGCCTTGCGTTCATTTTCCTCAATGTTTTAGTGATAGGATCCACTCCGTAACCTGTATTTTCAAGGGCCACGACGCCTAGCAATGGCTCACAATCATCGGGACCAAAAACAACCTGTGTCACTGTTTCTTCTCCCATAAATTCTATTCTTGCAAAACCAACCGGATATTTATGCAGAGACCCATCTGCCATTTCATATTCGAGTGTTTTTGCGACGGGGATTCCCAATTTTTTTAAAATTTTTCCAGGGATCAAACAATCGATAGCCCCTGTATCCACCATAAACTCATCCGAAAATTTTGGTTTATTTTTATGAAGCGCTTTGACTTCCACGGTGACATAGGTAAATCCCATAAAGACTCCATTATAATTGCCGAATAATATGAGCAGCCATCTCATCGGTGCTCAGAACCTTATACTCCTGCAAAATCTTTTGTACTGCAATTTTATCCTTTGCGGCAAGAGGCAGCCTCACTTTTTCGAATACCTCTTTTTTCCCACAAATATCAATGGTCCGTGCACCACCCTCCAAGGCTTGTTTTACTGCAGTCTCAATCGCCTGAGCCTCCTTTTCCATTTTAAAACTGTAAGAAAGCATCATTGCTGCAGAGCGAATTTGAGCGATGGGATTGACGATACCTAGCCCTGCAAGGTCCGGCGCGGTTCCTCCGGAGGGTTCATACATACCAAAACCCTTTTCATTCAAAGAAGCTGAGGGAAGAAGGCCTAGCGACCCGGTAATGGCGGCAGAAAGATCACTCAAAATATCTCCAAATAAATTTTCAGTAACAATGACATCGAACTGCCTGGGCCAGGTGGCAATCTGCATGGCGGCGTTGTCGACATATTGGTGGATGAGTTTTACATCGGGATATTCCGGGGCGAGCTCGTTGGCAATACTACGCCAAAGTTTGGAGGAATCGAGCACGTTGGCTTTATCGATGGAATGCAAAACTTTTTTGCGTTTGCGAGCCACTTCAAACCCTACTTTCAGGATGCGGACAATTTCTTCACGGCTGTATTTCATGTTGTCCGCGGCGTATTTTCCGCCGGTATCTTCCATGCGGATTCTATCCCCAAAATAGGCGCCGCCACCCAGTTCGCGAACCGTTAAAATTTCAAAACCGGTATCTCCCTTTTCATCCGCGAGTCGTTCTGTTTTTAATGAGGAGGAAACCGCCAAGGGCGCGTAAATAGTGGCAGGTCGCAGATTAGCGAAAAGACCATAATATTTTCGGAGGGCCAGCAGCCCTTCTTTTTCGACCAAGCCTTGAGGCAAGTCGTCGCGTCCCACCGACCCAAAAAGAATGGCCTCGCAGCTATCGGTGATTTTCAGGGTTTTGGGAGGAAGAGGGTGTTTGTATTTGTCGTAAGCAGCACCTCCAACGAGGGCCTCGTGATAGTCCAATTTGAAAGAAAATTTTTGAGCTGCTGCCTCCAATACTTTTAGGGCTGCAGCCATAAACTCAGGAGCGGAGCCGTCACCCGCCAGTACGGCGATTTTGTGTGCTTGTGTCATAGTGAAGCGGCCGATAGCAGGATTGATTTGTGCAGGCAAGAATTGAATTCTTCTTTAGGCATAAGAGAGATGTCCATCGGTTATAAGAGCTCGAGGAAGCTTTCCAATATTTTTAGAGGCTTCATAAATATCGATAGCTTTTTGAGCATTTAACCAGAATTCGGGACTGGTATTCAGGGCCGCTGCAAGTTTCAAGGCGAGAGGGGCATTTATTCTAGTTCGACCATTAATTAATCGGTTGATCACCTTGACATCGTAGTCGATATGATCCGCTAATTGTTTTTGAGTAAGACCTAAGGGGGTTAGGTATTCTTCTTGCAAGATTTCTCCAGGACTTGTTGGTTTTCTTTTTGATTTAAACATTTTTTGTCTCCATTTTTTAATGATAATCGATCACTCGAACTTTTGCCGGGCCTTGCAGTGTCCATTCAAAAACGATTCTCCATTGATCATTTACCCGAATACTGTGTAATCCCGTTAAATCGTTTTTTAATGCTTCTAATTTGTTTCCCGGAGGTGATCTCAAGTCTTCAAGGACATGGGCATAATCCAGCATGTCAAATTTTCTTGCTACAATCTTCTTGATTTTTTGCCATTCCGCTTTTTTAGGAACTTTTCCAGTTTCGTAAAATTCTTGGAGTTCAGACGTTGTAAATGATTGTATGGGCATCGGATTTGATTATATACCTAATTGAGGTATATAAGGCAAGTTTTTATCGGGCAAAGGATATTATTTTGGAACTCCTCCATAAAATTACTAAAGCCTATTCACTTCGCAAGAAAGAGGTGACACGTTATAAGCTCCAGGCCTTTCGCCTTATCCACGGTGTGGCTGATGGATTCCCGGGACTAACGATTGAGGTCTATCCTCAGGCCTTTCATGGAATTATTAAAGAGAAACAATATTTCAAACAAATCCCATTTTTTGAATCCGCCTTAAAAAATATCGCCCAAGAACTTTGGCAAAATGACACGGTAGATTTCTATTGGTGGGATTATTCGGGAAGGCAGGTACGGGCAATTCATAAATTGCCCCTACAAAGATACGAAATTTTCGAAAACAATCTAAAATATGAAATTCATCTGGGAGAAGACAATCACACGGGGCTTTTTCTGGATCAGCGTAACAATCGAAGACTCATTCAATCGCTTGCTTCAGATAAAAAAGTACTCAATTTATTCTGCTACACGGGATCTTTCTCCATTGCTGCACTGGCCGGTGGGGCGTCTAATGCCGTCTCTGTCGATCTTTCCAAAAAAACTTTGGAGTGGGCGAAGAGAAATATTATTTTGAACAATCTGGATTTGAATCGATCTCAGCTCATTGCCTTCGATGCAGTGAGTTGTCTAAAACGACTGGAAAAGAAGAACGAATTATTCGATCTTATTATTTGTGATCCTCCTACCTTTTCGCGTTCTAAAAATGGGTTTTTTTCCATGGAGAAAAATTTGGAAGATCTACTTGGAGCTTGTCTGAGTATTTTATCCTCAAAAGGGAAACTTCTTTTTTCTTTGAATGCCCAAAAGATGAATTTTAGAGATTTTTCTCTTCGAGTTGAAAATGTTTTGCGGGAAGAAAAACTGCAAAAACCTACTTATCTAGGCCCATCTTTTGATTTTCCTCTCTATCAAAAAGAGCCCCATTTGAAAGCTTGTTTGATCGGAAAATAACGATTCGTACGCTTGAGATAATCCTCATATTCCGGAAAAGTTTTGACTAGTTTTTGCTCTTCTATTTTTGCACGAATATTTTGGAGAAAAATAAATAAGAAGGTGAAAAGTAGATTGAAAATAGAGGGGGCAGTCATCATAAAACCTATGGTTGCCAAAAACTCTCCCAGATAGAGAGGATGACGTATCCCGCGGTAAGGGCCGCTTTGCACCACGTTTCGCGCTTGAACCAGAATGCTAAAAGATTTTCTCAAATGAAGGAGGGAGTAAATATTCAGGGCATTGCCCAGTAAAATGACACCATTGGCGAAAATAAAAAGCAGGGAATCTGTCCTCAGAAAAATCAGAGGCTTTAATAAACTGGGATAAAGCGAAATGTAGTGAATGGATTCATAAACAAGAATGGGAATAAAAATAAGTAGGGGGGGAAAGCAGACTTCTTTAAATCCCTTCGCCTTAGAAATTGCCGGGCCGCGGAATGCATAGATAAAGGCAAAAATAACGAAGGTGAAAATAACCAAGATCCAGTTTGCCCAATTGAAAAAATCGAAGGGGATGGATTGCTTTTGGCAAAGATCAATGCGTTGAATAATTTTATGAAGGATATAAATTGAAAAAAATAAGCTTATAGAAATTTGAAAAAATTCTTCTTTTATATCTTGCTGGGGCATTCAAACCTTTCACCAGGTTTCAATACATGAATGGCATTTTCGCTCTCATTCTTGCAGAGTTTTTCAAAATGATAAAGAGGTTCCTCCAAGGCTTCGGTTGAAATGCGAAAGGCCCCAAAATGATAAGGGATAAAATATTTTGCCTTGAGATCCTGAAAGGCCTTGAGTGCATCGGATGGATTCATGTGGCGATTTTTCATAATCCAACGGGGTTCATAAGCGCCAATGGGAAGCAGGGCGACGTCAATTTGGTGCAGATTGGCAATTTGTTTGAAATGATCGCCGTAGGCGGTGTCGCCGGGGAAAAGAATTTTATAGCCATTTTTTTCGATAACATATCCCGTGATGTCTCTCCAGGCAAGCCCCGAGAGGCGGAAACTTCGATGTTTGACAGGGATGCTGAAAATTCTTAAATCTCCCACTTGAACTTCCCCCCAAGTGGGAATTTCAATCACCGGATTGGGGAGATGCTTTTTAATAAACTTGCCTAGACCCAGCGGAACAATCAGGGGGGTTTTGAGCGAGAAATATTTATAACTGAACAAGTCTAGATGGTCGTAGTGAGCATGGGTGATGAACATAGCATCCAAATCCGGCAACTCTCGTGGATTTATGCCAGGCTCTTGTTGACGAGGAACAAAAAGAACTTTTTTCGAAAAATTGGCATCGGT
The Deltaproteobacteria bacterium DNA segment above includes these coding regions:
- the leuD gene encoding 3-isopropylmalate dehydratase small subunit; translated protein: MQSFTTHTGKIAVINRANIDTDQIIAKQFLKSIKRTGYGESLFFDWRYLPDGRDNPTFELNRPRFRNSTILVAGNNFGCGSSREHAVWAVVQYGFKVVIAPRQGDIPAFADIFYNNSSKNGLLCIPLSEKEVAEIVKAVEGEEGLEASVDLENQKIKLHSKAAEKIFSFQIDPAVKTHLLRGLDDIGLSLQHEADLTRFEQSHSIFL
- a CDS encoding four helix bundle protein codes for the protein MWVKNFWELDCWKEARILTNRIYGINFSRDFGLQDQIRRSSLSIMANIAEGFGRQSNLEFIRFLDIARASSAETQSHLFISYDLKYIDENKLNELISQCQKTAKIITGLIKKLREKK
- the leuC gene encoding 3-isopropylmalate dehydratase large subunit — encoded protein: MPQTLFDKIWEKHVVKTLPEGDTLLYIDRHLVHEVTSPQAFEGLRLSGRKVRRPELTFATLDHNVPTVDRFHIKDEIAKAQIDALTQNCKEFGITLFDLKSDNQGVVHIIGPELGITLPGTTIVCGDSHTATHGAFGALAFGIGTSEVEHVLATQTLRQRRPKNYKVEFKGKLGKGVTAKDMILKLIGLIGTAGGTGFVLEYCGNTLRNLSMEARMTICNMSIEAGARAGLIAPDEMTIDYISSENRKYAPQGKALDEAIEYWKTLKSDEEAVFDKTLTIDASTIAPQVTWGTSPGMVIDISQPIPATDKVPGLSQKDAELALEYMGLRAGQRLTDVNVDVVFIGSCTNGRIEDLRAAAQVLRGKKVSSHVQALIVPGSQKVKKQAEAEGLDKIFSAAGAEWRESGCSMCLAMNPDQLKPGQRAAATSNRNFEGRQGKGGRTHLVSPQMAAAAAVAGRFVDIREV
- a CDS encoding clan AA aspartic protease codes for the protein MGLVYAEIELVRHDDKVLIKKGLVPYSQPRSMKIKALVDSGALMLAINEEIQGQLKFDLVDKQIATFADGSQKELDIVGPVEIKFENRRTIADAFVLPGNNEILLGAIPMEGLDVLVDPHHQKLIVNPEAPYIPKRSMK
- a CDS encoding clan AA aspartic protease, coding for MGFTYVTVEVKALHKNKPKFSDEFMVDTGAIDCLIPGKILKKLGIPVAKTLEYEMADGSLHKYPVGFARIEFMGEETVTQVVFGPDDCEPLLGVVALENTGYGVDPITKTLRKMNARPLK
- the leuB gene encoding 3-isopropylmalate dehydrogenase, whose amino-acid sequence is MTQAHKIAVLAGDGSAPEFMAAALKVLEAAAQKFSFKLDYHEALVGGAAYDKYKHPLPPKTLKITDSCEAILFGSVGRDDLPQGLVEKEGLLALRKYYGLFANLRPATIYAPLAVSSSLKTERLADEKGDTGFEILTVRELGGGAYFGDRIRMEDTGGKYAADNMKYSREEIVRILKVGFEVARKRKKVLHSIDKANVLDSSKLWRSIANELAPEYPDVKLIHQYVDNAAMQIATWPRQFDVIVTENLFGDILSDLSAAITGSLGLLPSASLNEKGFGMYEPSGGTAPDLAGLGIVNPIAQIRSAAMMLSYSFKMEKEAQAIETAVKQALEGGARTIDICGKKEVFEKVRLPLAAKDKIAVQKILQEYKVLSTDEMAAHIIRQL
- a CDS encoding HigA family addiction module antidote protein translates to MFKSKRKPTSPGEILQEEYLTPLGLTQKQLADHIDYDVKVINRLINGRTRINAPLALKLAAALNTSPEFWLNAQKAIDIYEASKNIGKLPRALITDGHLSYA
- a CDS encoding type II toxin-antitoxin system RelE/ParE family toxin, which translates into the protein MPIQSFTTSELQEFYETGKVPKKAEWQKIKKIVARKFDMLDYAHVLEDLRSPPGNKLEALKNDLTGLHSIRVNDQWRIVFEWTLQGPAKVRVIDYH
- a CDS encoding class I SAM-dependent rRNA methyltransferase, coding for MELLHKITKAYSLRKKEVTRYKLQAFRLIHGVADGFPGLTIEVYPQAFHGIIKEKQYFKQIPFFESALKNIAQELWQNDTVDFYWWDYSGRQVRAIHKLPLQRYEIFENNLKYEIHLGEDNHTGLFLDQRNNRRLIQSLASDKKVLNLFCYTGSFSIAALAGGASNAVSVDLSKKTLEWAKRNIILNNLDLNRSQLIAFDAVSCLKRLEKKNELFDLIICDPPTFSRSKNGFFSMEKNLEDLLGACLSILSSKGKLLFSLNAQKMNFRDFSLRVENVLREEKLQKPTYLGPSFDFPLYQKEPHLKACLIGK
- a CDS encoding MBL fold metallo-hydrolase — its product is MSKLNITFVGHATFLIDFFGARFLTDANFSKKVLFVPRQQEPGINPRELPDLDAMFITHAHYDHLDLFSYKYFSLKTPLIVPLGLGKFIKKHLPNPVIEIPTWGEVQVGDLRIFSIPVKHRSFRLSGLAWRDITGYVIEKNGYKILFPGDTAYGDHFKQIANLHQIDVALLPIGAYEPRWIMKNRHMNPSDALKAFQDLKAKYFIPYHFGAFRISTEALEEPLYHFEKLCKNESENAIHVLKPGERFECPSKI